One segment of Triticum aestivum cultivar Chinese Spring chromosome 2A, IWGSC CS RefSeq v2.1, whole genome shotgun sequence DNA contains the following:
- the LOC123189425 gene encoding uncharacterized protein isoform X1, producing MNPSILVQPPLPSPVHPHPSPAPRALPSSSSPLLSLLFLPALAPPGRRSRWFQILRWSSPWVRRGGWVFKVEVEGRPAAWGGAVSQEPGRGQRRGQEAAGPAVRRGGLEGEGEGGGRPREKEQAGPASSWRMSSCSSSSASSPSVHPITTQLQNWVRMNNAMEVMLIPRVLYVLLSPGDYFEWLCEEHRLQFQFHQRTRSLL from the exons ATGAACCCTAGCATCCTGGTGCAGCCACCCCTTCCTTCCCCCGTCCATCCCCACCCCTCCCCCGCGCCGCGAGCCCTTCCCTCCTCTTCGTCGCCACTGCTGtctctcctcttcctccccgctcTAGCCCCTCCAGGTCGTCGCTCGCGGTGGTTCCAGATCCTGCGCTGGTCGTCCCCATGGGTGAGGAGGGGAGGTTGGGTCTtcaaggtggaggtggaggggagACCGGCAGCGTGGGGAGGAGCAGTGAGCCAGGAGCCAGGGAGAGGCCAACGTCGGGGACAAGAAGCAGCGGGGCCAGCGGTCCGTCGCGGTGGtttggagggagagggagagggaggaggtcggCCACGAGAGAAGGAGCAGGCCGGCCCTGCTTCGTCATGGAGGATGTCCAGCTGCTCGTCGTCCTCCGCCTCTTCTCCAAGCGTCCATCCTATCACAACTCAGCTTCAG AATTGGGTGCGTATGAACAATGCAATGGAGGTTATGTTAATTCCTAGAGTCTTATATGTTCTTTTGTCTCCTGGTGATTACTTCGAATGGCTATGTGAG GAACACAGGTTGCAATTCCAGTTTCATCAACGGACTCGCTCGCTGCTCTAG
- the LOC123189425 gene encoding uncharacterized protein isoform X2, which translates to MNPSILVQPPLPSPVHPHPSPAPRALPSSSSPLLSLLFLPALAPPGRRSRWFQILRWSSPWVRRGGWVFKVEVEGRPAAWGGAVSQEPGRGQRRGQEAAGPAVRRGGLEGEGEGGGRPREKEQAGPASSWRMSSCSSSSASSPSVHPITTQLQNWVRMNNAMEVMLIPRVLYVLLSPGDYFEWLCERCLY; encoded by the exons ATGAACCCTAGCATCCTGGTGCAGCCACCCCTTCCTTCCCCCGTCCATCCCCACCCCTCCCCCGCGCCGCGAGCCCTTCCCTCCTCTTCGTCGCCACTGCTGtctctcctcttcctccccgctcTAGCCCCTCCAGGTCGTCGCTCGCGGTGGTTCCAGATCCTGCGCTGGTCGTCCCCATGGGTGAGGAGGGGAGGTTGGGTCTtcaaggtggaggtggaggggagACCGGCAGCGTGGGGAGGAGCAGTGAGCCAGGAGCCAGGGAGAGGCCAACGTCGGGGACAAGAAGCAGCGGGGCCAGCGGTCCGTCGCGGTGGtttggagggagagggagagggaggaggtcggCCACGAGAGAAGGAGCAGGCCGGCCCTGCTTCGTCATGGAGGATGTCCAGCTGCTCGTCGTCCTCCGCCTCTTCTCCAAGCGTCCATCCTATCACAACTCAGCTTCAG AATTGGGTGCGTATGAACAATGCAATGGAGGTTATGTTAATTCCTAGAGTCTTATATGTTCTTTTGTCTCCTGGTGATTACTTCGAATGGCTATGTGAG AGATGCCTTTATTGA